Part of the Lolium rigidum isolate FL_2022 chromosome 6, APGP_CSIRO_Lrig_0.1, whole genome shotgun sequence genome, cagttggcataattttctgaagtTTGAATTGAATTTTGAAATGCTATGTGTACCGTTGTGCGTAAGCAATTTTGGATGTGCCCTACAAGTTTTTTGGGCACATTTTTAATATGCCCTTAAAATACTTTAGGGTACATTTTGGATGTGCCCTCAAAAATTTTCAGGGCATTTTTTTATGTGCCCTCAATTTGGGACACATTTTTTATGTGAAGTATACCTATTTAGGCATAATTTTGAAGTGCCCTTAATACTTTTTGAGTAGCTAGCAAATTCGACATATTTTTGTGTATCCTTAAAAGTTTTAATGGCATATTTTACGCATTTAAGGGCACTCTTAAAAATGCCCCACCGTGCCGGTTTCTGTTTCTCACACATACATTTCCTGCCTCCTTGCTTGCTCCAACGCGACATAGCTCATGCATATCTCTCCTGCTCCTTCCTGAGTCATGACGCTGCAAGTATATAAAGCCAACTCAACACAGCTCTCCATCTCCCCACACACACTCGCACTAGCTAACTCGAGCCTAGATCATAGTACTTGCACGCACGCACGCAGACACAAGGATGGCAAGAGCTGGCGCCGTGAATGCTGCCGCGGCAGCGCTCCTGCTGGTCCTAgtgaccgtcgccaccgccgtcgacGCGGCAGGCGGTAATCAGATGACTGCgaccgctgctgctgctgtcggTGGTCGCCGCGGTGGCGGCCGAGCTCAGCCGGCGGGGCTGACGCAGTGCGTGGCCGGGTGCGGCGACACGGCCACGTCCTGCCTCCTCGACTGCTACTCGAAGCCGCCCGCCGGGAAGCTGCTGCCAGTCTGCCTCCTCGACTGCACCAACGCCGCCATGTTCTGCGCCACCGACTGCTCCACCAAGAACCACAACTAGCTAATTAACCCATCGATTAATACATCCGGCTAATCATGAACTATTTGTAGCTTCGGTCGTACGTATAGCCGTACCATCTTATAAGCAACCAGTTATACAAATCATCCACACGCAAGGACATACTACATAATCTGGTCCTCGACTACTATGTCACAGCTGCATTTCATCAAGACACTAGCTTGTACGCATGGTATTGTGATGGAATGTAAGCGATGTTAATTTACGACAGTTATTCAGTGATCTACGGTGTCATTACAGTGTTTTATTGGCGCCTGTTCTGTATTTCGGAATGAAGTGAGTACATTTTCGAGACAGCGTATATTCAGAGTACTGGGGATTGAACAACCTACCGGCCCACATAAATGAAGCCCATGGGCGTAAACACCTTACACCTGAACCGGCTCTTCTGTGTGGGCTTAATGGGCTTTTAGGCCAGGTTCAGGACCATGTATGAGAGTTCAATTCCGACGAACGGAAGTGGGGAACCCAGGCGAAGCTGCACGGAGGGAGATGGGGAAGAAGGGcaaggcggcggcgagggagcggcgggagcagcggcggcaggaggtcACCCTACTCCGCTCCGTCCCATACGAGCCCGGCCAGCGGTGGTGGGACGGCCTCGCGCCTGCGCGCGCCGTGGCGGTGGTGACGGGGGCCAACCGCGGCATAGGCTACGAGATCTCCCGCCAGCTCGCCCACCACGGCCTCCACGTCGTCCTCGCCTCGCGCGACGCGGCGCGCGGCCAGGAAGCCGCAGAGAGGCTCCTCCGGgaaggggcggcggcgggcgacgcgAGCGTGGACGTGGAGTGGCGGCAGCTCGACGTGACGGACGCCGCGTCCGTGGAGGCCTTCGCGGCCTGGACGGCGCGGACCCACGGCGGCATCAATATCCTTGTGAGCCCGTGCTTCTTAGCCCCATTGTTTCGCGTGTTAAGCTCGTATCAAGCGATCAGTCAACTGCTCTGCTTCCTCCAACTATCAAAAGCTCCAGTTCGGCTTACTACCAAAGCTCTTCACGTTTTGTCTCGATTCGATCGATATCATACACGAACTCAATTTTAGTTCTTAATGTTACCCGTATCAGCTCTATCCAGTGAGTAGTTAGGTAATCTAAGGGAGCGGCTGAAAATTACTAGGGCCTAATTGCCTAAACTGTATTGAATATTTATACGTATTAAAAAAAACCTTATGATTCCTTGAGGTCTGAATATTAAGCAGAAAAATGGTTAGACATGTGCAGTGTGAAAATGAGTATTCAATTTTATACATATGAAATTTAGTGAAATGAATCCTAGATTTACTCTGCTTTACCTAAACAGGGAGAAACCAGTAACTTCAGTAGGTAGTCTGGCGGTGATATTGGCAGATGTTTGTTTCAACTTCTTTGGTAATCCTGCTACAGGTTAACAATGCAGGTGTCAACTTCAACAGAGGAGCAGATAACTCTGTTGAATTTGCTGACCAAGTTATCGAGACAAATTATTTTGGTACAAAACGGATGATTGAAGCCATGATGCCATTATTCAAACCTTGTCCGTATGGTGGCCGTATAGTGAATGTGAGCTCAAGGCTTGGTAGGGCCGATGGCAGACGCAATGTAAGTTCTGTAGACAGCTTCCTGTTTCTCCAAAGTGATCCATTATGACCTTCCAAATATGCATTAGAATTGTTGCTAATGATTTCTACTGTCTAACCCATCAGAGAATTGGTGATGCAAGCCTAAGAGAGCAACTATTAAGCGATGATCGTTTGTCTGAGGAGTTGATTGATGGGATGGTCATGAAATTCCTTGAACAAGTGAAGCAAGATACTTGGTCCTCCATCGAGTGGCCTCAAATGTACACGGACTATTCCGTCTCAAAGCTCGCTGTAAATGCATATACAAGATTCGTGGCAAGGAGGCTTTTGGACAGGCCTGAAGGCCACAAGATTTACATCAACTGCTTCTGTCCTGGCTGGGTAAAGACAGCTATGACTGGTTGGGAAGGGAATATTTCAGCTGAAGAAGGTGCTGATACTGCAGTTTGGATCGCCCTATTACCCCAGGAACAGTCTACTATTGGCAAGTTCTTTGCCGAGAGACGTGAGATGAACTTCTGAGGTGACTAGTTTTTACCTCATTATACTCACAGCTACAGGTAGGCATTTTCCATAGTTTGCCGCAGGCTACAAGTAGAGAAAGCCACGACTTGTATGTTCAAACTGTAGCTCGCTTGTACTTATTgaaatgggaattggaagtattcACATCTACTCATGCTAAAGGTCCTATGAGttgtctttttttaaaaaaaaattgcacgGTGAAGGGCGTTAGAATTGAGATGTGTTGATATTTTTCCTGTTATTACATGCAGTAACCGGTTCATCCTTCAGAATCACTGTTCTGATGCTTACCATTTGACCATGCCTATGTGATCTATCTAGGTGATATATGGCTGGCACTATGGGGGTCTGTTGAAGAGAGATCCAGATGTTGAATGACTCCAGGTGGTGGTCAAAGACCACTGAAGCATCACATCGATGGAAGGCCCATGCTCTCTAATTTTCTCAATAAATGAGATCATACCAAGTGTCTCCTGGCCGTGAATGAATGAAGTGGCAGAAAAAGGGGAATGTTCACCAGGACCACCAGAATGGCAGCAGGGTGGCACGAGCAATGCTGGCAGGTTCCTCCCCGTACCGCAGCAATGACCTGGACTGGCTGAAGTTGCAGATCGCATCATCAAGGTTTAGGCTGGATCGCAGACAACTTCACTATCAATTCGCCGTTGTTTGTCTCTCACCCGTATGTGTTTGAGTGGTTTTTCCGGGGGTTTGGGGCTTGAAACCGAGGTGAAGTCTATACAACTCCTTTGAGCAGTGTATTGCAAGATTAACTGACCAGTGCTTGCAAGATTTACAGATGCGGTATCTGCGCGGCAAGCACATGGAGGATCATATTTGGGGAAGGTCGAACAGGTTACCTGTAAGCATGTGTGGAAGAAAGGCGTCAGAGTCAATGAACAGACGGCCAGATAACCTTATCTTCCCTATGTGTAGATAGATAGCATATGGACATATCCGGCCAGGCATATGCACCATTGACTGTACCCTGTGCACTGAATCGGTCAGCCGGCCCTGCAGGGAAATTCCGGAGCTAGCTAGGCCGGAGAGCAAGATGATGCTGGCTGGCTGGCTGCCTAGCTGGGCCTTGAATGCGCCGTATCCTGTGGGCGCCATCGGTTTGTTTGGATGGTCTGCTGCCGGGAGTGAGAAGCGTTGCGTTGCTGTCCAAGACCATCTGTCTAGCTTGCATTCTTGCTCACGTGCGGTGCTTGGGTTTCTGGAGCTAGATCGTACGCTTTGTCTTCCTGGACCCTATCCTGCGTTATGGGATGGAGCTGCACTGCACTTGGACGACTTGTTCCCGCGTATAGCTTCGGTTTTGGCTAGCTGCTGTTCTGGATGTTTTGATTTTGGTCTGTGCAAGAATCGTTTCCTCCTGCATCTTGAATCTTGATCGCTCGGGAGAGGATAGTGGATTCATGTTCGACATCGATCCGCTGTGAGTGTGGGACGAGTTAACAAAATGTGCGCTGCACTGATACTGTTTTGCGGTTAACCATCTGTACCAAAAggctttgatgatgcttctgctgtagtACGTAGTACAGTAGTATGCAGCTAGCTTAGGCTTAGGTTAAGGCTTAGATGTACTAAGTCAACCTGGGCCAACAATGCTAGGTGCAGTGCAATGCATCATTGCCTGGATGTCTGGTCAGGCCCAGTGCCAGATGCCAGGGGGACAGGTTCATCCGTCAATTACTAAGTTAATGATTAGAGATAACAGGATGACACCTAGAGCTAACCCTCTGTTGCAAGTTCGCAAAGCATGCATGCCAGGGGACACGGTCACCATTATACGAGCGCCGTAACTATCGAATTCGTTTGTGTGATTTTGTGCTAACGGGGAAAGAGGCCACGTGCTCATGGACAAGAGTACATATTGATAACAACACTGTTTCTTATAAATCTTCTAAAGTCCCAGCTTAAATCTGTCAGAAAGTTGATATGGCCGAGTTGGTCTAAGGCGCCAGATTAACCTTTCTGGTCCGAAAGGGCGTGGGTTCAAATCCCAttccattttttttatttttctttaatattttttttattttctgtaggTCTGTGCACAACAGGATTAACAGTTTCTACATGCACTAAATAACTTGTTTTATTTTCCATATATATTCCAAAAGTATTTCCCTATATTCCAATAGAGACAGGTATATCCCACTGTCAACAttccattttttttatttttctttaatattttttttattttctgtaggTCTGTGCACAACAGGATTAACAGTTTCTACATGCACTAAATaacttgttttatttttcatatATATTCCAAAAGTATTTCCCTATATTCCAATACAGACAGGTATATCCATTCAAATTTTGATGCATGTATATGCTGCCAATTCTCAAAATCTCTTTCGAAAAAACTCTGAAAATCTCAACATCACACATCTGATTAgcatgccaaatttcaaacatatACTAGTACATGTTTTAAGATAAGGAATTTATAACTTTGTCACAGTGTCTTTTGTATATGCTCAAGTAACAAGAGTATATGCTGAAAAATTATGGTAAGTGTACGTGTTGACACCTTTGGGCCTCAGCCATCACTCATCAGCTCGATGATAGGTGTCAGCAAGCGTACAAACGGCTGCTAATGGTCTAGCTAAAACAATTCCCCAAAGCGGGAACTGTCCGTGGCATAATAGAAGGATAAACATATGTAAAGCCGTCGATCAGCATGTGACGTAGTCTTG contains:
- the LOC124667751 gene encoding carbonyl reductase [NADPH] 1-like — encoded protein: MGKKGKAAARERREQRRQEVTLLRSVPYEPGQRWWDGLAPARAVAVVTGANRGIGYEISRQLAHHGLHVVLASRDAARGQEAAERLLREGAAAGDASVDVEWRQLDVTDAASVEAFAAWTARTHGGINILVNNAGVNFNRGADNSVEFADQVIETNYFGTKRMIEAMMPLFKPCPYGGRIVNVSSRLGRADGRRNRIGDASLREQLLSDDRLSEELIDGMVMKFLEQVKQDTWSSIEWPQMYTDYSVSKLAVNAYTRFVARRLLDRPEGHKIYINCFCPGWVKTAMTGWEGNISAEEGADTAVWIALLPQEQSTIGKFFAERREMNF